In one Acetobacter sp. genomic region, the following are encoded:
- the cysC gene encoding adenylyl-sulfate kinase, which yields MSDTLSASRLDAADREALLDTATPIVIVGHVDHGKSTLIGRLLYDTDNLQDGKVQQIIESSKKRGLAVEWSFLLDSLQIERDQGVTVDSTRIPFRLGNRQFVIVDAPGHRQFLRNMITGAADAEAAVLVVDANEGAQEQTRRHAMLLRLIGIRHIIVLLNKADLLGFDEQKIRAVEQSVTDLLAQLELKPSLFVPASARDGDNIASRSEKSPWYKGPILTEALAAVPSGNTRAALPFRMPVQDVYRYDDVRYVAGRIERGVIREGDTVEIGTQGSKARVAKVARWNAVDSNEAVAGESIALVLEPDVIPARGDMLFLPHQAPEKTARIRAHLFWLRQEPLRVGESFRLRLSTAEHQVTVASIDSVLRLDDLTEQQAEEVGPEGFAHVTLVAGEAIQFDPFSPGTSDGRGVLVDRNQRIVGGAPLLGPADLKDGHAIHPSAGEVDSAQRARSKGHKARVMWLTGLSGAGKSTIARLAEKKLFARGTDAFVLDGDTLRMGLCSDLGFTEADRHENVRRAAEVASILTQAGQVVIVALISPLVADRALARKIVGEAFDEVFVDTSLATCEQRDSKGLYKAARDGKIENFTGISAPYEAPTKADLHIRADGATAEQNADALVTHILSVI from the coding sequence ATGAGCGACACACTCTCTGCTTCACGTCTTGACGCTGCCGACCGCGAGGCTCTGCTGGACACGGCAACGCCCATCGTCATCGTAGGTCACGTCGATCACGGCAAATCCACCCTGATCGGTCGCCTGCTGTATGACACCGACAATCTGCAGGACGGCAAGGTCCAGCAGATCATCGAGTCCTCCAAGAAGCGCGGTCTGGCCGTCGAGTGGAGCTTCCTGCTCGACAGCCTCCAGATCGAGCGCGATCAGGGCGTAACGGTTGATTCCACCCGTATCCCGTTCCGTCTCGGCAACCGCCAGTTCGTGATCGTCGATGCGCCCGGCCACCGCCAGTTCCTACGCAACATGATCACCGGCGCCGCCGACGCTGAAGCCGCCGTGCTGGTGGTGGACGCCAACGAAGGCGCTCAGGAGCAGACCCGTCGCCACGCGATGCTGCTGCGTCTGATCGGTATCCGTCACATCATCGTGCTGCTGAACAAGGCTGACCTGCTGGGCTTTGATGAGCAGAAAATCCGCGCCGTCGAACAGTCCGTGACCGATCTTCTGGCCCAGCTTGAGCTGAAGCCATCCCTGTTCGTTCCGGCTTCCGCCCGCGACGGTGACAATATCGCCTCCCGTTCCGAGAAATCTCCTTGGTACAAAGGCCCGATCCTCACCGAGGCTCTGGCGGCGGTCCCTAGCGGCAACACCCGCGCCGCGCTGCCGTTCCGTATGCCGGTGCAGGATGTTTACCGCTATGATGACGTGCGCTACGTCGCCGGTCGCATCGAGCGTGGCGTCATTCGCGAGGGTGACACGGTTGAAATCGGCACGCAGGGCAGCAAGGCCCGCGTGGCGAAGGTTGCCCGCTGGAACGCAGTTGACAGCAACGAAGCCGTGGCCGGTGAATCCATCGCGCTGGTTCTTGAACCGGATGTGATCCCTGCCCGTGGCGACATGCTGTTCCTGCCGCATCAGGCACCCGAGAAAACGGCCCGCATCCGTGCGCATCTGTTCTGGTTGCGTCAGGAGCCGCTGCGTGTTGGCGAGAGCTTCCGTCTGCGTCTCTCCACAGCCGAGCATCAGGTCACGGTTGCGTCCATCGACTCAGTCCTGCGTCTGGATGATCTGACCGAACAGCAGGCCGAGGAAGTCGGACCGGAGGGCTTTGCTCACGTTACGCTGGTAGCGGGTGAAGCCATCCAGTTCGACCCGTTCTCACCCGGCACATCCGATGGACGCGGTGTTCTGGTTGACCGCAACCAGCGCATCGTTGGTGGTGCTCCGCTGCTTGGTCCGGCCGATCTGAAGGACGGTCATGCGATCCATCCTTCAGCCGGTGAAGTTGACAGCGCGCAGCGTGCGCGCAGCAAGGGTCACAAGGCGCGTGTCATGTGGCTGACCGGACTGTCTGGCGCGGGCAAGAGTACCATCGCCCGTCTGGCCGAGAAGAAACTGTTTGCCCGTGGCACGGATGCGTTCGTGCTGGATGGCGACACGCTCCGCATGGGACTGTGCAGCGATCTGGGCTTCACCGAGGCTGATCGTCACGAGAATGTCCGCCGTGCCGCCGAGGTCGCCAGCATTCTCACACAGGCCGGTCAGGTCGTGATCGTGGCGCTGATTTCGCCGCTGGTGGCTGACCGCGCCCTCGCGCGGAAAATCGTCGGCGAGGCGTTTGACGAGGTGTTCGTGGACACCAGTCTCGCGACCTGTGAGCAGCGTGATTCCAAGGGGCTCTACAAGGCCGCACGGGATGGAAAGATCGAGAACTTCACGGGCATCAGCGCGCCGTATGAAGCGCCGACGAAAGCCGACCTGCATATCAGGGCAGACGGCGCCACGGCGGAACAGAACGCCGACGCGCTTGTGACGCACATTCTGAGCGTTATCTGA